One region of Chitinophaga varians genomic DNA includes:
- a CDS encoding winged helix-turn-helix transcriptional regulator → MENKSETCQPTCSVDYAFRRIGGKYKGRILWYLHEHKTLRYGALKRILCDVTTKMLTQTLRELETDNLINRKVYHEVPPKVEYSLTETGRELIPFIEYLRQWGDRQIEKENKNSQTYQL, encoded by the coding sequence ATGGAAAATAAATCAGAAACCTGTCAGCCGACTTGTTCAGTTGATTATGCTTTCAGGCGCATAGGAGGAAAATATAAGGGCAGGATACTCTGGTATTTGCATGAACATAAGACATTACGCTATGGCGCGCTCAAACGGATACTTTGTGATGTTACCACAAAGATGCTGACGCAGACTTTACGGGAATTGGAAACGGACAATTTAATCAATAGAAAAGTCTATCACGAAGTACCTCCCAAAGTAGAATATTCATTGACAGAAACAGGGAGAGAGTTAATTCCTTTTATAGAATATCTCAGACAATGGGGAGACCGGCAAATTGAAAAAGAGAATAAAAACAGTCAGACATATCAACTATAA
- a CDS encoding DUF4254 domain-containing protein — protein MFTTTSNSIFDRSIQDYHRYNDVHQAISNPYEKSSIEHLLYMKNWIDTVQWHLEDIIRDPQINPVEALEIKRWIDRSNQERTDVVEYIDSYFLEQYKDIKPAADAVINTESPAWAIDRLSILALKIYHMQEEATRADATPEHREACQRKLNILLEQRTDLSTAIETLLADIAAGRKYMKVYKQMKMYNDPSLNPVLYKGEK, from the coding sequence CCGGTACAATGATGTGCATCAGGCTATCAGCAATCCCTATGAAAAAAGCAGCATCGAGCATTTGCTGTATATGAAAAACTGGATCGACACTGTACAATGGCATCTGGAAGATATTATCCGTGATCCGCAGATCAACCCCGTAGAGGCGCTGGAAATCAAGCGGTGGATTGACCGTTCCAACCAGGAACGCACCGATGTGGTAGAGTATATTGACAGTTATTTCCTGGAGCAGTATAAAGACATTAAACCAGCCGCAGATGCGGTTATCAATACAGAGAGCCCGGCGTGGGCGATAGACCGCTTGTCTATCCTGGCATTGAAAATATATCATATGCAGGAAGAGGCCACCCGTGCTGACGCCACACCGGAGCATCGCGAGGCATGTCAGCGTAAGCTGAACATCCTGCTGGAACAGCGCACAGACCTGAGCACTGCGATAGAAACGCTGCTGGCAGACATTGCAGCAGGCAGAAAGTACATGAAAGTGTACAAGCAGATGAAGATGTATAACGATCCTTCACTGAACCCTGTGTTATACAAGGGGGAAAAATAA
- a CDS encoding acyl-CoA thioesterase produces the protein MNFYTRKWVKPEDLNAHGTLFGGSLLRWIDEEAAIYSIIQLGTNRCVTKYMSEINFINSARQGDIVELGIKAVHFGRTSLTLTCEVRNKITQKSILTIDKIVFVSVDEKGQPTPHGRTKITYTDERLREDEE, from the coding sequence ATGAATTTCTACACACGCAAATGGGTAAAACCAGAAGATCTCAATGCGCATGGTACTTTGTTTGGTGGCAGCTTACTGCGGTGGATCGATGAAGAAGCGGCCATTTATTCCATTATTCAGTTAGGGACAAACCGTTGTGTGACCAAGTACATGTCGGAAATCAATTTTATCAATTCTGCCCGTCAGGGGGATATTGTGGAATTGGGCATTAAGGCGGTACATTTTGGCCGGACATCGCTGACGCTGACCTGTGAGGTACGGAACAAGATCACCCAGAAGAGTATCCTGACCATCGACAAGATCGTGTTTGTGAGTGTGGACGAGAAAGGGCAGCCTACGCCGCATGGCAGAACGAAGATCACTTACACCGATGAACGGCTGCGGGAAGACGAGGAATAG
- a CDS encoding glycosyltransferase family 9 protein, whose amino-acid sequence MAITTTILVTRLSALGDVAMTIPVMKQVLDENPQVQIIFVTNKNWGALCAGIPRLVFFPADVKGAHKGVPGLYRLFRSISRQYRIDAVADLHNVLRSRIVRTFFRLTGKPVAAIDKGRAGKKALTRKENKILEPQTSTIERYAIVFRQLGLHCTMGTQPVFAPQPLPERVLAVTGVKDARSWIGLAPFATYREKMYPLAKMEMALAALVKGGTCRVLLFGGGKAEVEQLNELAARYPQAMSVAGCFTLEEELALISQLDLMISMDSANMHLASLYGVKVVSVWGATHPYAGFMGYGQSEQHAVQITDLTCRPCSVFGNKPCFRGDHACMEWIKPEQITEKVIGLIR is encoded by the coding sequence TTGGCAATTACTACCACTATACTGGTCACCCGTTTATCCGCCCTTGGAGACGTAGCGATGACCATACCGGTCATGAAACAGGTACTGGATGAAAATCCGCAGGTACAGATCATTTTTGTGACCAACAAAAACTGGGGTGCCCTGTGTGCAGGGATTCCGCGGCTGGTATTTTTTCCGGCCGATGTAAAGGGAGCGCATAAAGGCGTGCCCGGATTGTACCGGCTGTTCCGCAGTATCAGCCGCCAGTACCGGATTGATGCCGTAGCTGACCTGCATAATGTGCTGCGGTCGCGGATCGTGCGTACTTTTTTCCGCCTGACAGGCAAGCCGGTAGCGGCTATCGACAAGGGGCGTGCAGGTAAAAAAGCGCTTACCAGGAAGGAAAACAAGATTTTAGAGCCACAAACCAGCACTATAGAGCGTTATGCGATCGTTTTCCGGCAGCTGGGCCTGCATTGTACAATGGGCACACAACCGGTATTTGCGCCACAGCCGCTTCCGGAGCGGGTATTGGCTGTTACCGGCGTCAAAGACGCCCGGTCATGGATAGGACTGGCACCCTTTGCCACCTACCGGGAGAAAATGTACCCGCTGGCCAAAATGGAAATGGCGCTGGCAGCCCTGGTTAAAGGCGGGACCTGCCGCGTATTGCTTTTTGGCGGCGGCAAGGCAGAAGTGGAGCAGCTGAATGAGCTGGCGGCACGTTATCCACAGGCTATGTCCGTTGCCGGCTGTTTTACGCTGGAAGAGGAACTGGCGCTTATCAGCCAGCTGGATTTGATGATCAGCATGGATTCTGCCAATATGCATCTGGCCTCCCTGTATGGGGTGAAAGTGGTTTCCGTATGGGGCGCTACCCATCCATATGCCGGTTTTATGGGCTATGGACAGTCTGAGCAGCATGCTGTACAGATCACAGATCTGACTTGCCGGCCGTGTTCTGTTTTTGGCAATAAACCCTGCTTCAGAGGCGATCATGCCTGCATGGAATGGATCAAGCCGGAACAAATAACAGAAAAAGTAATAGGTCTTATCCGTTAA
- a CDS encoding SDR family NAD(P)-dependent oxidoreductase, translating into MELKLKSKVIIVTGASKGIGAGIAKELAAAGASVVVNYVSNETDAGTVVDFIRSKGGVAVAIRADVSKQKDVQQLFRQAMNEFGKIDGVVNNAGVYAFSSIEDITEDVFRRQFDINVLGTILTVRESLKYFKDGGNIINIGSMGTRNFDAGTAVYTATKGAVDALTSVFAKELGSRNIRVNSIIPGLTETEGAHKVGIFESGLSEKIIGNTALGRLGQPADIGKVAVFLCSDDAYWITGEKIAVSGGYIM; encoded by the coding sequence ATGGAACTGAAACTAAAAAGCAAGGTAATTATTGTCACCGGCGCATCGAAAGGAATTGGGGCAGGAATAGCCAAAGAACTGGCTGCTGCAGGAGCCAGTGTTGTGGTCAATTATGTATCGAACGAAACTGATGCTGGTACAGTTGTAGATTTCATCCGGTCAAAAGGCGGGGTGGCAGTGGCCATCCGGGCGGACGTATCAAAGCAAAAGGACGTTCAACAGTTGTTCAGGCAAGCGATGAATGAATTTGGAAAAATAGACGGCGTAGTGAATAATGCAGGGGTTTATGCTTTTAGCAGCATAGAAGACATAACGGAGGATGTGTTCCGTCGGCAGTTCGATATTAATGTTCTGGGAACGATACTGACTGTTCGGGAATCGCTGAAGTATTTTAAGGATGGAGGTAATATCATCAACATAGGTTCTATGGGAACAAGGAATTTTGATGCCGGTACGGCCGTTTACACCGCCACCAAAGGAGCGGTAGATGCGCTGACCAGCGTGTTCGCCAAGGAACTGGGAAGTAGAAATATCAGGGTGAATTCCATTATTCCGGGTTTGACGGAAACAGAAGGAGCGCATAAAGTCGGCATATTTGAGAGTGGTCTTAGCGAGAAGATTATAGGCAATACTGCTTTAGGCAGACTGGGGCAGCCGGCGGATATCGGGAAAGTGGCTGTTTTCCTGTGTTCTGATGACGCATATTGGATTACAGGCGAAAAAATTGCTGTTTCAGGCGGATATATAATGTAA